In Vigna angularis cultivar LongXiaoDou No.4 chromosome 8, ASM1680809v1, whole genome shotgun sequence, the DNA window gctttaaaatggaagtgaaccagtgaaTTCATATTGCAATTTGTTTTCTAgttgtttcaatgtttaaacatctttaaaatgatgatataaAGTTGATTGATGCATCAAAATAGCTGCTGAATCACTTCCTAGCaattttgggtttaaaaccacTAATGTAGAAgcatttttctggtgcagtgtTAAAATCAAGTGCATTTTGTTTGAAACAGTCACCAACAGATTCACATCTAGTGAGGGTAGCAGCTTGTGCTTCATTGTCTGATATATTTACAAGGTTAGATATTTCTTTTCCTACCTTGAGACTATTATTAGTTGGTACAAATATTGGTCTGCAATGTAGAATGCTCATGCTTGATGCATCTGATTaatatctctctctctctctctgcatGCTACTGCATGGTTGTCACCTACatcaacaataattttttatttctctgttATGCATAATACTCAATAGGACGAGTACTTTATCTGTGGTGCAAGTAAAGCAAATGTCTTACATGCAACTATCTCAGAAGTTTTACGACGCCTTCAAGCTGTGTGGGACTTCCCTCAAATCCCCACTCATTGCTCGCAAACTTCATGCCCAACTCATACTCTCCGGCTTGGACGCTTCCCTTTTTTTACTCAACAATCTACTGCACATGTACTCCAGCTGCGCCATGCTCGATGATGCTTTTCTCGTTTTTCGCCAGACCAGTCACCCCAACACCTTTACCTGGAACACCATGCTCCATGCTCTCGTTTATTCTGCTCGGATGCGCGAAGCAGAGAacttgtttgatgaaatgcctgcAAGAATGAGAGACTCTGTTTCTTGGACCACAATGATATCTGGTTATTGTCAGAACGGCCTCCCTGCTCACAGCATCAAAACTTTTACGTCAATGCTTCGAGATTCTGGTCATGAAATTCAAAACTGTGACCCCTTTTCCTATACTTGTACAATGAAGGCTTGTGCTTGCCTTGCCTCCACTCAATTGGCACTTCAGTTGCACGCCCATGTAGTCAAGTTACATTTGGGAGCCCACAGTTGCATTCATAACTCCCTGGTTGATATGTATATTAAGTGCGGATTAATCCGTTTGGCTGAGGCTGTTTTCCTTGACATTGAAAGCCCGAGTTTGTTTTGTTGGAACAGTATGATTTATGGATATTCGAAATTATATGGGCCCTTTGAAGCTCTCCGGGCGTTCAACCGAATGCCTCATCGTGACAATGTTTCATGGAACACGCTGATATCTGTGTTTTCTCAACACGGTCTTGCGGTCCGTTGTCTTAGTATGTTTGTGGAGATGTGCAGTCTGGGTTTTAGGCCCAATTTCATGACTTATGGTAGTGTACTCAGTGCATGTGCCAGTATTTCTGATCTAGAATGGGGTGCCCATTTGCATGCTCGGATTCTTCGAATGGAACATAGCCTGGAATTATTTTTGGGAAACGGTCTCATAGACATGTATGCCAAATGTGGATGCTTGGGACTGGCGAAACGTGTTTTTAATGGTTTAGGGGAACGTAATCAAGTTTCTTGGACTTGTTTGATCGCTGGGGTGGCACAGTTTGAACTTGGCGAAGATGCTTTGACACTATTTAACCAAATGAGATTGGATTCTGTGGTGTTGGATGATTTTACTATTGCCACAGTACTTGGGGTTTGTTCGGGTCAGAATTATGTTGCCTCTGGAAAACTACTTCATGGATATTCAATCAAAAGTGGGATGGAGTCCTCTGTTCCTGTAGGGAACGCAATCATTACAATGTATGCAAAGTGTGGTGATACTGAGAAAGCTAGCCTTGCATTTAGATTGATGCCGCTTAGAGATATCATATCATGGACAGCCATGATCAATGCATTCTCTCAAAACGGAGACATTGACATGGCACGCCAATGTTTTGATATTATGCCTGAGCGAAACGTCATAACTTGGAATTCCATGTTAAGCACGTATGTCCAGCATGGGTTTACAGAAGAAGggataaaattatatgttttgatgatgaaaagCAAAGAAGTTAAACCGGATTGGGTCACTTTTGCAACCTCTATCCGGGCATGTGCTGACTTGGCAATTGTAAAACTTGGGACACAAGTCATATCTCATGCCATGAAGTTTGGGCTCAGTTCGGATGTTTCTGTTGCAAATAGTATTGTCACTATGTATTCAAGATGTGGGCAAGTCAAAGAAGCACAATATGTTTTTGACTCAATACATGTGAAAAGCCTGATTTCCTGGAATGCCATGATGGCAGCATTTGCACAAAATGGTTTAGGCAACAAAGTAATTGAAACATTTGAGGATATGTTGAGGACAGGGTGCAAACCTGACCATATAAGCTACGTTGCTGTTTTATCTGGGTGCAGCCACATGGGGCTTGTAGCTGAAGGGAAACATTATTACGAGTCCATGACTCAAGTGTTTGCCATTTCTCCAACAAATGAGCACTTTGCTTGTATGGTAGATCTGCTTGGTCGAGCAGGGTTACTAGACCAGGCCAAGAATTTAATAGATGGAATGCCTTTTTATCCAAATGCCACAGTTTGGAGTGCTCTACTAGGAGCATGCCGAATCCATCATGATTCAAGACTAGCTGAAACAGCCGTGAAGAAGTTGATGGAATTAAATGTTGAAGATTCTGGAGGTTATGTTCTTCTAGCAAATATGTACGCCGAGTCAGGGGAGTTAGAAAATGTTGCTGATATGAGAAAGTTGATGAAAGTTAAAGGAATTCGAAAGAGTCCAGGTTGTAGCTGGATTGAGGTTGATAACAGGGTACATGTGTTCACTGCAGATTATACCAGTCATCCACAGATAAAGGAGGTTTATATAAAACTGGAGGAGATGATGAAGAAAGTAGAAGATACTGGAAGATATGTTAGTGTTGTCTCTTCTGCTCATAGGAGTAAAAGGTACCATAGTGAAAAGCTTGCTTTTGCTTTTGGGTTGCTTAGTTTACCATCTTGGATGCCTATACATGTAATGAAGAATCTTCGTGTGTGCAACGATTGTCACTTGGTAATAAAGTTGTTGTCTTTGGTCACCTCAAGGGAGCTTATAATGAGAGATCGATATCGATTTCATCATTTCAAGGATGGGTTTTGCTCCTGTGGAGACTATTGGTAGTTGAGGTACACATTATTCTTTTCCATACCTACTAACCCTCCCATTGCTTCTACTTATACGCTTTTCCTTCTCAAAATCTGGCAACCATTATTTGAAAATAGTTTGTTCACTATACCAATATTGTTAACCTTTTATCTAAATTAAATAACACTTTTGCATATAACTGCTAGCAATTTGACAGAACATGTTAGGAGGTTAAGAGtgtatgaaagaagaaagaaacattaGTTAGCCTAACTGCCTTGGGAGTTAGGAAAGGCGGGAAGGGGTTGTATAAATAGGTCTTGTATAATTGTAAGGGGGGGTTTTGGATCAAGTATTAGTCTGACAGGAATTCTTTAATCCTGTAAaggggaggttaagctctcatCATTCGTTGTACTTTGTATTCTTTGCTGTTGATAATACAAAGAGAGGTTATACAGTATTTCTGTTGAGTTTGTTTGGGTGTGTTAGCATGAGTTTCTATcagaacataaatatataaattgctTAACTTATCCTGTTTGAAAGTTGTAGATTGAGCGAAGAGGGAGTTAATTCCATAACTATTTAACTTTCTTTCCTTATTGTTGAATCACATGTGCTAGTACAGCTTTCAATACTTTAAATGTGGTGTCTCACTTAGATGTTACTTGGTGCCTTATCTCTATTTGTTCACATCTCTTTTACTGTGTGGTGCTTGTATTGAGTTAGATAATGATAGGTCGACCCAACCCAAGATCTGTACACCCAATTTGCACTACTTTCCCAGTGGACAAAGGTCAAGTCATC includes these proteins:
- the LOC108345563 gene encoding pentatricopeptide repeat-containing protein At2g13600 isoform X2, with amino-acid sequence MSYMQLSQKFYDAFKLCGTSLKSPLIARKLHAQLILSGLDASLFLLNNLLHMYSSCAMLDDAFLVFRQTSHPNTFTWNTMLHALVYSARMREAENLFDEMPARMRDSVSWTTMISGYCQNGLPAHSIKTFTSMLRDSGHEIQNCDPFSYTCTMKACACLASTQLALQLHAHVVKLHLGAHSCIHNSLVDMYIKCGLIRLAEAVFLDIESPSLFCWNSMIYGYSKLYGPFEALRAFNRMPHRDNVSWNTLISVFSQHGLAVRCLSMFVEMCSLGFRPNFMTYGSVLSACASISDLEWGAHLHARILRMEHSLELFLGNGLIDMYAKCGCLGLAKRVFNGLGERNQVSWTCLIAGVAQFELGEDALTLFNQMRLDSVVLDDFTIATVLGVCSGQNYVASGKLLHGYSIKSGMESSVPVGNAIITMYAKCGDTEKASLAFRLMPLRDIISWTAMINAFSQNGDIDMARQCFDIMPERNVITWNSMLSTYVQHGFTEEGIKLYVLMMKSKEVKPDWVTFATSIRACADLAIVKLGTQVISHAMKFGLSSDVSVANSIVTMYSRCGQVKEAQYVFDSIHVKSLISWNAMMAAFAQNGLGNKVIETFEDMLRTGCKPDHISYVAVLSGCSHMGLVAEGKHYYESMTQVFAISPTNEHFACMVDLLGRAGLLDQAKNLIDGMPFYPNATVWSALLGACRIHHDSRLAETAVKKLMELNVEDSGGYVLLANMYAESGELENVADMRKLMKVKGIRKSPGCSWIEVDNRVHVFTADYTSHPQIKEVYIKLEEMMKKVEDTGRYVSVVSSAHRSKRELIMRDRYRFHHFKDGFCSCGDYW
- the LOC108345563 gene encoding pentatricopeptide repeat-containing protein At2g13600 isoform X1 — translated: MSYMQLSQKFYDAFKLCGTSLKSPLIARKLHAQLILSGLDASLFLLNNLLHMYSSCAMLDDAFLVFRQTSHPNTFTWNTMLHALVYSARMREAENLFDEMPARMRDSVSWTTMISGYCQNGLPAHSIKTFTSMLRDSGHEIQNCDPFSYTCTMKACACLASTQLALQLHAHVVKLHLGAHSCIHNSLVDMYIKCGLIRLAEAVFLDIESPSLFCWNSMIYGYSKLYGPFEALRAFNRMPHRDNVSWNTLISVFSQHGLAVRCLSMFVEMCSLGFRPNFMTYGSVLSACASISDLEWGAHLHARILRMEHSLELFLGNGLIDMYAKCGCLGLAKRVFNGLGERNQVSWTCLIAGVAQFELGEDALTLFNQMRLDSVVLDDFTIATVLGVCSGQNYVASGKLLHGYSIKSGMESSVPVGNAIITMYAKCGDTEKASLAFRLMPLRDIISWTAMINAFSQNGDIDMARQCFDIMPERNVITWNSMLSTYVQHGFTEEGIKLYVLMMKSKEVKPDWVTFATSIRACADLAIVKLGTQVISHAMKFGLSSDVSVANSIVTMYSRCGQVKEAQYVFDSIHVKSLISWNAMMAAFAQNGLGNKVIETFEDMLRTGCKPDHISYVAVLSGCSHMGLVAEGKHYYESMTQVFAISPTNEHFACMVDLLGRAGLLDQAKNLIDGMPFYPNATVWSALLGACRIHHDSRLAETAVKKLMELNVEDSGGYVLLANMYAESGELENVADMRKLMKVKGIRKSPGCSWIEVDNRVHVFTADYTSHPQIKEVYIKLEEMMKKVEDTGRYVSVVSSAHRSKRYHSEKLAFAFGLLSLPSWMPIHVMKNLRVCNDCHLVIKLLSLVTSRELIMRDRYRFHHFKDGFCSCGDYW